One window from the genome of [Mycobacterium] stephanolepidis encodes:
- a CDS encoding Lrp/AsnC family transcriptional regulator — MTTLDATDAKLLLALTQTPRASGVELAQRLNLSRNTVQARLTRWDQHEALAGIDHQIVPRAMGYPMTAYVTARIDQHQLKGIGVALADVPEVVQVHGLAGADDLMIKVVAVDSDDLYRIAGNILDIPGITRTSIAIAMHELVAFRMTPLLRRLAGQD, encoded by the coding sequence ATGACCACTCTGGACGCCACTGATGCGAAGTTGTTACTCGCGCTCACGCAAACACCCCGAGCGTCCGGCGTGGAGCTGGCGCAGCGACTGAATCTGTCCCGCAACACCGTGCAGGCCCGGCTGACCCGCTGGGACCAGCACGAGGCGCTGGCCGGTATCGACCACCAGATCGTGCCGCGCGCGATGGGCTATCCCATGACGGCTTACGTCACCGCACGCATCGACCAGCATCAGCTCAAGGGGATAGGCGTGGCGCTGGCCGACGTGCCGGAGGTGGTGCAGGTGCACGGGCTGGCGGGCGCCGACGATCTGATGATCAAGGTGGTGGCCGTCGACAGCGACGACCTATACCGAATCGCCGGGAACATCCTCGATATCCCCGGCATCACGCGCACGTCGATCGCGATTGCCATGCACGAGTTGGTGGCATTCCGGATGACGCCACTGCTGCGGCGCCTCGCCGGACAAGACTGA
- the ggh gene encoding glucosylglycerate hydrolase: MPSHPMFTPTQLAARAAYLLRGNDRGTMTSAAPKLYPHMWSWDAAFVAVGLAPLSVERAVTELDTLLSAQWANGMIPHIVFANGVDGYFPGPARWRTSELAVNAPSNYQTSGITQPPVHAIAVQRILDHARRRGRSARGIAEAFLDRRWADLMRWHRWLAETRDQNQHGRITLYHGWESGMDNSPRWDGAYANVVPGELPPYVREDTAIITDASQRPKDSEYDVYLWLLEEMKSVGYDDARLPDVMSFVMEDVFVSAIFAVACEVLATIGEEHARPRADVRELHGWAERFCAGVIDTTEERSGAARDFDVKTGKWVATDTVAMFAPLLSGGLPRPQELALLRLLEGPRFCGHPDLRYALVPSTSPVSRDFRPREYWRGPVWPVLTWLFCWAFERRGWSERAFLLRQEGLRQAGDGSFAEYYEPFTGAPLGSMQQSWTAAAVLDWLG, translated from the coding sequence ATGCCGTCCCACCCGATGTTCACCCCCACGCAGTTGGCCGCACGTGCGGCATACCTGCTGAGGGGAAATGACAGGGGGACGATGACCAGTGCCGCCCCCAAGTTGTACCCCCATATGTGGAGCTGGGACGCGGCATTCGTGGCGGTCGGCCTGGCGCCGCTGAGCGTCGAACGCGCCGTCACCGAATTGGACACCCTGCTTTCCGCGCAATGGGCCAACGGGATGATCCCGCACATCGTCTTCGCCAACGGGGTCGACGGATACTTTCCGGGACCCGCGCGCTGGCGCACCTCGGAACTGGCGGTGAACGCGCCGTCGAACTACCAGACATCGGGCATTACCCAGCCGCCGGTGCATGCCATAGCGGTGCAACGCATCCTGGATCACGCGCGCCGCCGTGGCCGGAGTGCGCGCGGCATCGCGGAGGCGTTCCTGGACAGGCGCTGGGCAGACCTCATGCGGTGGCATCGGTGGCTTGCCGAGACTCGCGATCAGAACCAGCACGGCCGCATCACCCTGTATCACGGCTGGGAATCGGGGATGGACAACTCGCCGCGCTGGGACGGCGCGTACGCCAATGTTGTTCCCGGAGAGCTGCCGCCGTATGTGCGGGAGGACACCGCGATCATCACCGACGCCTCGCAGCGCCCCAAGGACTCCGAGTACGACGTCTATCTGTGGCTGCTGGAAGAGATGAAGTCGGTGGGCTACGACGATGCCCGGCTGCCGGACGTCATGAGCTTCGTCATGGAGGACGTGTTCGTATCGGCGATCTTCGCGGTGGCCTGTGAGGTGCTGGCCACCATCGGTGAGGAGCATGCGCGCCCGCGAGCCGATGTGCGTGAACTGCACGGCTGGGCCGAGCGGTTCTGCGCCGGGGTAATCGACACCACCGAAGAACGTAGCGGTGCGGCAAGGGATTTCGACGTTAAGACCGGCAAGTGGGTGGCGACCGACACGGTGGCCATGTTCGCACCGCTGCTGTCCGGGGGGCTGCCGCGTCCGCAGGAGTTGGCGCTGCTGCGGCTGTTGGAAGGACCACGCTTCTGCGGCCACCCCGATCTGCGGTACGCACTGGTGCCGTCGACGTCGCCGGTGTCCCGGGACTTTCGTCCGCGCGAGTATTGGCGGGGTCCGGTTTGGCCGGTGCTCACCTGGCTGTTCTGTTGGGCGTTCGAGAGGCGTGGATGGAGTGAACGTGCGTTCCTGCTCCGGCAGGAGGGCTTGCGGCAGGCGGGTGACGGTTCCTTCGCGGAGTACTACGAACCGTTTACCGGGGCGCCGCTGGGCAGCATGCAGCAATCCTGGACGGCCGCAGCGGTTCTGGACTGGCTGGGCTGA
- a CDS encoding SDR family oxidoreductase, translating into MPLALITGASGGLGAAIARALAPTHALLLGGRPSTRLDALADELQATAWPVDLGDESALLAATAGIDELDVLVHNAGVSYPATIADSQLADWRKTFDVNVLAPVALTKALLPALRAAQGDVVFVNSGAGINAHPGIGSYSASKFALRGVADVLRAEEPRLRVTSVHPGRISTPMQQELTEHEGRVYNPDEYMRPESVAQLIVDAVKLPRDARVHQIVVRQN; encoded by the coding sequence ATGCCCCTCGCTCTCATCACCGGCGCAAGCGGCGGTCTCGGTGCTGCCATCGCACGTGCCCTGGCCCCCACCCATGCACTCCTGCTGGGAGGCCGCCCGTCCACGCGACTGGACGCACTGGCCGACGAATTGCAGGCCACAGCATGGCCGGTAGACCTGGGCGACGAGAGCGCACTGCTGGCGGCCACCGCCGGCATCGACGAACTCGACGTACTGGTGCACAACGCCGGGGTGTCCTATCCGGCGACGATCGCCGATTCGCAGTTGGCGGACTGGCGTAAAACCTTTGACGTCAATGTCTTAGCCCCGGTGGCACTGACCAAGGCCCTGCTTCCCGCCCTGCGCGCGGCACAGGGCGACGTGGTGTTCGTCAATTCCGGAGCGGGAATCAACGCACACCCGGGCATCGGCTCCTACTCTGCGAGCAAGTTCGCATTACGCGGCGTCGCCGATGTGCTGCGGGCCGAGGAGCCACGGCTGCGGGTGACCTCGGTGCATCCCGGCCGGATCAGCACCCCGATGCAGCAGGAACTCACCGAACATGAAGGGCGCGTATACAACCCGGATGAGTACATGCGCCCCGAGTCCGTCGCGCAGCTGATCGTCGATGCCGTGAAGCTGCCACGCGACGCTCGTGTGCACCAGATCGTGGTGCGCCAGAACTAA
- the leuS gene encoding leucine--tRNA ligase — protein MTEAQQDAADTPEHRYTAQLAGQIERRWQQSWADRGTFHVPNPVGSLAPTDGTPIPADKMFVQDMFPYPSGDGLHVGHPLGYIATDVYARFHRMRGANVLHALGFDAFGLPAEQYAVQTGTHPRVRTEANIVNYKRQLGRLGLGHDSRRSFSTTDVDFYKWTQWIFLQIYNAWYDVEAQRARRIDELVAEFDSGARTPADGTVWSELSDGERADLIDSYRLVYQSDSVVNWCPGLGTVLANEEVTSDGRSERGNFPVFRKRLRQWMMRITAYSDRLIDDLEFLDWPDKVKTMQRNWIGRSQGASVLFAVAGVGDIEVFTTRPDTLFGATYMVLAPEHPLVDSLAGDTWPEGTDARWTGGQDSPRAAIEQYRRSIAAKSDLERQENKEKTGVFTGAYATNPVSGKPVPVFIADYVLFGYGTGAIMAVPGHDQRDWDFAHAFGLPVQQVISGGDITESAYTGDGPLVNSDYLNGLDIAAAKAEVTRRLVQDGRGESRIEYKLRDWLFARQRYWGEPFPIVYGEDGRPRALGEGALPVELPEVEDYAPVSFDPDDASSVPSPPLSKATDWVNVELDLGDGLKRYTRDTNVMPQWAGSSWYELRYADPDNADAFCDKENEAYWLGPRPAEHGPDDPGGVDLYVGGMEHAVLHLLYSRFWHKVLYDLGHVSSREPYRRLLNQGYIQSYAYTDARGMYVPAAEVVEENGTFFWPGPDGKVEVKQEFGKIGKSLKNSISPDDICDNYGADTLRVYEMSMGPLELSRPWATKDVVGAHRFLQRVWRVVVDEETGKIRVTEDDLTSEDTLRALHKTIAGVSEDYAALRNNTAAAKLIEYTNHLTKEYPEGAPRAAVEPLVLLLAPLAPHLAEELWSQLGRDETLAHGPFPGFDERWLVADTVEYPIQVNGKVRGRITVAADAPAADIEAAALAEEKVLEFLAGVTPKKVIVVPGRMVNLVV, from the coding sequence GTGACTGAAGCCCAGCAAGACGCCGCCGATACCCCCGAGCATCGCTACACGGCGCAGCTCGCCGGGCAGATCGAGCGTCGTTGGCAACAGAGCTGGGCCGACCGCGGCACGTTCCACGTCCCGAACCCCGTGGGCTCACTCGCGCCGACCGATGGCACGCCGATTCCCGCCGACAAGATGTTTGTGCAGGACATGTTTCCGTACCCCTCGGGCGACGGGCTGCACGTCGGGCATCCGCTGGGCTACATCGCGACGGACGTATACGCCCGCTTCCACCGGATGCGCGGCGCCAACGTGCTGCACGCGCTCGGGTTCGACGCGTTCGGTCTGCCCGCAGAGCAGTACGCGGTACAGACCGGCACCCACCCGCGGGTCCGTACCGAGGCCAACATCGTCAACTACAAGCGTCAGCTTGGGCGGCTCGGATTGGGCCACGACTCGCGCCGCAGCTTTTCGACCACCGATGTCGACTTCTACAAGTGGACACAGTGGATTTTCCTGCAGATCTATAACGCCTGGTACGACGTCGAGGCCCAGCGTGCCCGCCGGATCGATGAGCTGGTGGCCGAGTTCGATTCCGGCGCACGTACGCCGGCCGACGGCACGGTGTGGAGCGAGCTGAGCGATGGCGAGCGCGCCGACCTGATCGACTCGTATCGCCTGGTGTACCAATCCGATTCGGTGGTCAACTGGTGCCCAGGATTGGGTACCGTGTTGGCCAACGAGGAGGTCACCTCGGACGGCCGCAGCGAACGCGGCAACTTCCCGGTCTTCCGTAAGCGGTTGCGGCAGTGGATGATGCGGATCACCGCGTATTCGGACAGGCTGATCGACGACCTCGAATTCCTGGACTGGCCCGACAAGGTCAAGACCATGCAGCGCAACTGGATCGGTCGATCGCAGGGTGCGTCGGTGTTGTTCGCCGTCGCCGGTGTGGGTGATATCGAGGTGTTCACCACCCGGCCCGACACGCTCTTCGGTGCCACCTACATGGTGTTGGCCCCTGAGCACCCACTGGTGGACAGCCTGGCCGGTGACACCTGGCCGGAGGGAACAGACGCGCGCTGGACCGGCGGGCAGGATTCGCCGCGCGCGGCGATCGAGCAGTATCGCCGCTCCATCGCCGCCAAGAGCGACCTGGAACGTCAAGAGAACAAAGAAAAGACGGGCGTATTCACCGGGGCGTACGCCACCAACCCGGTGAGCGGTAAGCCGGTGCCGGTCTTCATTGCCGACTACGTGCTGTTCGGTTACGGCACCGGGGCCATCATGGCGGTGCCCGGCCACGACCAGCGTGACTGGGACTTCGCGCATGCGTTCGGTTTGCCTGTGCAGCAAGTCATTTCCGGTGGCGATATTACCGAGTCCGCATACACGGGCGACGGTCCGCTGGTGAACTCCGATTACCTGAATGGGCTGGATATCGCCGCTGCCAAGGCGGAGGTGACGCGCCGGCTGGTGCAGGACGGCCGCGGCGAATCGCGCATCGAGTACAAGCTGCGCGATTGGCTTTTCGCACGCCAGCGCTATTGGGGCGAACCTTTCCCGATCGTCTACGGCGAAGACGGGCGACCCCGTGCGCTGGGTGAGGGCGCGCTGCCCGTCGAGCTGCCGGAGGTCGAGGACTACGCACCGGTGTCCTTCGATCCCGACGACGCATCGAGCGTGCCGTCGCCGCCGCTGTCGAAGGCTACCGATTGGGTGAACGTCGAGCTGGATCTGGGCGACGGGCTCAAGCGGTACACACGGGACACCAACGTGATGCCGCAGTGGGCGGGCAGTTCGTGGTACGAGCTGCGCTACGCCGACCCCGATAACGCGGACGCGTTCTGCGACAAGGAGAACGAGGCCTACTGGCTGGGTCCACGCCCGGCTGAGCACGGCCCGGATGATCCCGGAGGCGTCGACTTGTATGTCGGCGGCATGGAGCACGCCGTGCTGCATCTGCTGTACTCGAGGTTCTGGCACAAGGTCCTCTACGACCTCGGACATGTCAGCTCCCGCGAGCCGTACCGGCGGCTACTCAACCAGGGCTACATCCAGTCGTACGCCTACACGGATGCGCGCGGCATGTACGTGCCCGCCGCCGAGGTGGTCGAGGAGAACGGAACGTTCTTCTGGCCCGGTCCCGACGGGAAAGTCGAGGTTAAGCAGGAGTTCGGCAAGATCGGAAAGAGCCTCAAGAACTCGATCTCGCCGGATGACATCTGTGACAACTACGGTGCGGACACTCTGCGGGTATACGAGATGTCGATGGGCCCGCTGGAGTTGTCGCGGCCCTGGGCGACAAAGGATGTCGTTGGCGCGCACCGATTCCTGCAGCGGGTGTGGCGCGTGGTGGTCGACGAGGAGACCGGCAAGATCCGGGTTACCGAGGACGACCTGACGAGCGAGGACACCCTGCGGGCGTTGCACAAGACGATCGCCGGAGTCTCCGAAGATTATGCGGCCCTGCGTAATAACACCGCGGCAGCCAAGTTGATCGAGTACACCAACCACCTCACCAAGGAGTATCCGGAGGGTGCCCCGCGTGCCGCGGTGGAACCGCTGGTGCTGCTGCTGGCGCCGCTGGCGCCGCACCTGGCCGAAGAGCTGTGGAGCCAGCTCGGACGCGATGAGACCCTGGCTCACGGCCCCTTCCCGGGATTCGATGAGCGGTGGCTGGTGGCCGATACCGTCGAGTACCCGATTCAGGTCAACGGCAAGGTGCGCGGCCGGATCACGGTGGCTGCCGATGCACCGGCGGCCGATATCGAGGCGGCGGCCCTTGCCGAGGAGAAGGTGCTGGAGTTCCTGGCGGGCGTTACCCCGAAGAAGGTCATCGTGGTCCCCGGGCGCATGGTGAATCTGGTCGTTTAG
- a CDS encoding LpqN/LpqT family lipoprotein, with product MTTTRYSVRFAAATASVAALLAGTTAIALADPQPAPPAPVATPNAATSAPVAPAAVPAAPNAAAAPNAAAAPATAPTASTNPLQPAPPINGVAPAADGTLTEFFASKNVKLEPLTKNSHGAPRVSIPIPANWANVPDPNVPNAYQVIVSKANGTGLYQSNAQVTMSKLVGEFDTNEAVSHGPVEVKALQGWQPTDASLVTYQGFPSSVVEGTFRQDGETLNTSRRAVIITQGKDRYLVQLAVTTTVGNAIAEAPATDLIVNGLRFGEGTPVTAPVADPNALADPDALPAAPVTPAPGTDPNAPAAPAPGIPGLPPLPTLPAPVPPAPPAA from the coding sequence GTGACGACCACACGGTATTCAGTCAGGTTCGCGGCGGCCACGGCGTCCGTCGCGGCACTGCTCGCCGGGACCACCGCCATCGCGCTGGCGGACCCGCAGCCGGCGCCTCCAGCACCGGTCGCCACTCCGAACGCGGCCACGTCGGCTCCCGTCGCACCGGCGGCGGTCCCCGCCGCCCCCAACGCAGCCGCCGCCCCCAACGCAGCCGCCGCGCCGGCGACCGCACCCACGGCGTCGACGAACCCGCTCCAGCCCGCCCCGCCGATCAACGGCGTCGCGCCCGCCGCCGATGGCACGCTGACGGAGTTCTTCGCTTCCAAGAACGTCAAGCTGGAACCGCTGACCAAGAACAGCCACGGAGCACCGCGTGTCAGCATCCCGATACCGGCGAACTGGGCGAACGTGCCGGATCCCAACGTTCCCAACGCGTACCAGGTGATCGTGAGCAAGGCCAACGGCACCGGGCTGTACCAGTCCAACGCACAGGTCACGATGAGCAAGCTCGTCGGTGAGTTCGACACCAACGAGGCCGTCTCACACGGCCCCGTCGAGGTCAAGGCACTGCAGGGCTGGCAGCCGACCGACGCCTCGCTGGTCACCTACCAGGGCTTCCCGTCCTCGGTCGTGGAAGGCACCTTCCGCCAAGACGGTGAAACCCTCAACACCTCGCGCCGCGCCGTGATCATCACGCAGGGCAAGGACCGTTACCTGGTTCAGCTGGCCGTCACCACGACCGTCGGCAACGCCATCGCCGAGGCTCCCGCCACCGACCTGATCGTCAACGGTCTGCGCTTCGGTGAGGGCACCCCCGTCACCGCGCCGGTGGCCGACCCCAACGCGCTCGCCGATCCGGATGCGCTGCCCGCAGCGCCCGTAACCCCTGCTCCGGGCACCGACCCCAACGCGCCGGCTGCGCCGGCGCCGGGAATCCCGGGTCTGCCACCGCTGCCCACTCTGCCTGCGCCGGTACCGCCGGCACCGCCCGCGGCGTAA
- a CDS encoding DUF4393 domain-containing protein, translated as MTDNTPVPAHNNRELRPDRVVQGVAMLAAKTWWRGVKWSADIATTTGTKIIDDVRAGRSATDIALSATEHVLGAVRDALQLPTNDSSGLTLAKPQRPAPSRVTIDITESGSADCDELRRRGAELLRRSADVTDVEDTHPAYARIINQLAPDEARILRFLAAHGAQPVVDVRTSRPFDVGSAMIAEGLSMVAERSGCRYTDRNNAYTNNLVRLGLVRASPESVAAERYQVLEVQPDVVAACRRAGRAHKTVRRSIHLTPFGEDFCRAVIPSDPSVGDDL; from the coding sequence ATGACCGATAACACGCCCGTTCCCGCGCACAACAATCGTGAGCTCCGGCCCGATCGCGTGGTCCAAGGGGTCGCGATGCTGGCCGCGAAAACCTGGTGGCGCGGGGTGAAGTGGTCGGCCGATATCGCTACCACCACCGGCACCAAGATCATCGACGATGTCCGGGCCGGCCGCTCGGCCACCGACATAGCCCTGTCGGCAACCGAGCATGTGCTGGGCGCCGTGCGCGACGCGCTGCAGCTGCCGACCAACGATTCCTCGGGGCTCACCCTCGCCAAACCGCAACGGCCCGCCCCGTCGCGGGTCACCATCGACATCACCGAGTCCGGCTCCGCCGACTGCGATGAACTACGCCGGCGCGGTGCCGAATTGCTGCGGCGTTCAGCCGATGTCACCGACGTAGAAGACACCCATCCTGCCTACGCCCGGATCATCAATCAGCTGGCACCCGATGAAGCGCGCATCCTGCGGTTCCTGGCCGCGCACGGCGCGCAACCGGTAGTTGACGTCCGCACCAGCCGCCCGTTCGACGTCGGCTCGGCGATGATCGCCGAGGGTCTCTCGATGGTCGCCGAACGCTCCGGCTGCCGCTACACCGATCGCAACAATGCCTACACCAACAATCTGGTACGGCTCGGCCTGGTCCGGGCGTCTCCGGAATCAGTTGCTGCCGAGCGCTATCAGGTGTTGGAGGTGCAGCCGGACGTGGTAGCGGCGTGCCGCCGCGCGGGCCGCGCACACAAGACTGTTCGCCGCAGCATTCACCTGACGCCGTTCGGTGAGGACTTCTGCCGAGCGGTCATCCCATCCGATCCGTCGGTGGGTGACGACCTGTAG
- a CDS encoding YqgE/AlgH family protein yields MAHGDEPDEGEAYGEGYMAPPAHRLRAGTLLVANTNLFEPTFRRSVIFIVEHNDGGTLGVVLNRPSETAVYNVLPQWAKLAGKPKTMFIGGPVKRDAALCLAMLRAGVSIDGVKGLRHVAGRMAMVDLDAEPDDIAPLVEGIRVFAGYSGWTIGQLEGEVERDDWIVLSALPSDVLTDASGDLWAKVLRRQPLPLSLLATHPIDVSRN; encoded by the coding sequence GTGGCGCACGGGGACGAGCCCGACGAGGGCGAGGCATATGGCGAGGGCTACATGGCGCCGCCCGCACACCGTCTGCGGGCGGGCACCTTGCTGGTCGCCAACACGAATCTGTTTGAGCCGACGTTTCGGCGCAGTGTGATCTTCATCGTCGAGCACAATGACGGCGGCACCTTGGGTGTGGTGCTGAACCGTCCCAGCGAGACCGCCGTGTACAACGTGCTGCCGCAGTGGGCCAAGCTCGCCGGCAAGCCGAAGACAATGTTCATCGGCGGTCCGGTCAAACGCGATGCGGCCCTGTGCCTGGCGATGCTGCGGGCCGGTGTCAGCATCGACGGGGTGAAGGGTCTGCGTCACGTGGCGGGCCGCATGGCCATGGTCGATCTGGATGCTGAGCCCGACGACATCGCCCCGCTGGTGGAGGGCATCCGGGTCTTCGCAGGCTATTCGGGGTGGACGATCGGCCAGCTCGAGGGGGAGGTCGAGCGCGACGACTGGATCGTGTTGTCCGCGCTGCCGTCCGATGTGCTCACCGACGCGAGTGGTGATCTGTGGGCGAAGGTGCTGCGCCGTCAGCCGCTGCCGTTGTCGCTGTTGGCGACGCACCCCATCGACGTAAGCCGCAATTAG
- a CDS encoding MFS transporter yields MTARHSPLSLWHAIHDLPDFGRLVWVRLLTQFSDGLFQAGLAGALLFNPEREAEPWAIAGAFAVLFLPYSAIGPFAGALLDRWDRRTVLICANLIRVLLVALVGIELAFSADDVVLLLGALIVNGVTRFVTSGLSAALPHVVPRDQVATMNSVATAVGATATFVGANFMLMLRAAFGAGDLGSATVIFLVIVPTVAAAWVATGFPGDRLGPDDSVRAVHGSAFYAVATGWLHGARTIVGTPSVFDALIGLAAHRMVFGINTLLVLVLVRNNASLFAGIGAAALFLACTGIGSFLGTVSTPALLRRFGRGRTLGMALGGAVVLQLIASSLYVPIVLVAAFGLGMAGQVIKLCADVGMQTDVDDALRGHVFAVQDSLFWVTFTGAMSVAAAFITQSHWLAFSGAVIYLIGLIVHMTRTLWPSPAESSQPDPEGHARDLDR; encoded by the coding sequence ATGACTGCGCGCCACTCGCCGCTGAGCCTGTGGCACGCAATCCACGATCTCCCCGACTTCGGGCGGCTGGTCTGGGTGCGGCTGCTGACCCAGTTCAGCGACGGCCTCTTCCAGGCCGGGCTGGCCGGAGCGTTGCTGTTCAATCCGGAGCGTGAGGCCGAGCCGTGGGCCATCGCGGGCGCGTTCGCGGTGCTGTTCCTGCCGTACTCGGCAATCGGTCCCTTCGCGGGTGCGCTGCTGGACCGCTGGGACCGGCGCACGGTGTTGATCTGCGCCAACTTGATCCGCGTACTGCTGGTGGCCCTCGTCGGTATCGAGCTAGCCTTCAGCGCAGACGATGTCGTGCTGCTGCTCGGTGCGCTGATCGTCAACGGGGTCACCCGGTTCGTGACATCGGGTCTCTCGGCCGCCCTCCCCCATGTGGTGCCCCGCGACCAGGTCGCGACCATGAACTCGGTGGCGACCGCGGTGGGCGCCACGGCCACCTTCGTCGGCGCCAACTTCATGCTGATGCTGCGGGCCGCCTTCGGGGCGGGGGACTTGGGTTCTGCCACAGTCATATTCCTGGTGATCGTGCCGACCGTCGCCGCAGCATGGGTGGCCACCGGCTTTCCGGGCGACCGATTGGGTCCCGACGACAGCGTGCGCGCCGTGCACGGCTCGGCCTTCTATGCGGTCGCGACCGGCTGGCTACACGGTGCCCGCACCATTGTCGGCACGCCCTCGGTGTTCGACGCGCTTATCGGTCTGGCCGCCCATCGCATGGTTTTCGGCATCAATACCTTGCTGGTCCTGGTGCTGGTGCGCAACAACGCATCACTGTTCGCGGGCATCGGTGCCGCGGCACTGTTCCTGGCGTGCACCGGCATCGGCTCATTCCTGGGGACGGTATCCACCCCTGCCCTGCTCCGGCGCTTCGGGCGCGGCCGCACCCTCGGAATGGCGCTCGGCGGCGCTGTCGTGCTGCAGCTGATCGCCTCGAGTCTGTACGTGCCGATCGTGCTGGTTGCCGCGTTCGGACTCGGGATGGCCGGGCAGGTGATCAAGTTGTGCGCCGACGTCGGCATGCAGACCGATGTCGATGACGCCCTGCGGGGGCACGTCTTCGCCGTACAGGACTCACTCTTCTGGGTCACCTTCACCGGCGCGATGAGCGTGGCCGCGGCCTTCATCACGCAGTCGCACTGGCTGGCCTTCTCCGGGGCAGTGATCTACTTGATCGGCCTGATCGTGCACATGACCCGGACCCTTTGGCCCAGCCCGGCCGAATCCAGCCAACCCGACCCGGAAGGACACGCCCGTGACCTCGACCGCTGA
- a CDS encoding TIGR03084 family metal-binding protein encodes MTSTADAVIDDLRDESDGLDTLVAPLSTEGWARDTPAAGWTIAHQIAHLHWTDAQSLLAVTDPEGFANELPKAMADPFGFVDKAAEETAQTPPDELLAHWRDTRNQLHAALRAVPDGVKIPWYGPPMSSASMGTARLMETWAHALDVADALGVVPTPTARLKSIAHLGVRTRDYAYSVHSLAAPAEPFRVELTGPDGDTWTWGPDEASQRVTGSALHFCYLVTQRRPRAELDLQATGEDAEKWLSIAQAFAGPPGTGRG; translated from the coding sequence GTGACCTCGACCGCTGACGCTGTCATCGATGACCTGCGCGACGAGAGCGATGGACTAGACACCCTGGTAGCTCCCCTGTCCACTGAGGGCTGGGCCCGCGACACCCCCGCCGCCGGCTGGACCATCGCCCATCAGATCGCCCATCTGCATTGGACCGACGCGCAGTCCCTGCTGGCGGTCACCGATCCCGAGGGCTTCGCCAACGAACTGCCCAAGGCCATGGCCGATCCGTTCGGGTTCGTGGACAAGGCCGCCGAGGAGACCGCCCAGACTCCCCCGGACGAGCTGCTGGCCCACTGGCGCGATACGCGTAACCAACTGCATGCGGCGCTGCGCGCGGTGCCCGACGGCGTGAAGATCCCCTGGTACGGGCCTCCCATGAGCTCCGCTTCGATGGGCACCGCACGCCTGATGGAGACGTGGGCCCATGCCCTTGACGTCGCGGACGCGCTCGGCGTGGTCCCCACGCCCACCGCCCGCCTGAAATCGATTGCACACCTGGGTGTTCGGACCCGTGACTACGCGTACTCCGTGCACTCGCTGGCTGCCCCCGCCGAGCCGTTCCGCGTCGAGCTGACCGGACCCGACGGCGATACCTGGACGTGGGGCCCCGACGAAGCCTCCCAGCGTGTCACCGGATCGGCACTGCACTTCTGCTACCTGGTGACCCAACGGCGTCCGCGCGCCGAGCTGGATCTGCAGGCCACCGGCGAGGACGCGGAGAAATGGCTGTCCATCGCACAGGCCTTCGCCGGCCCGCCCGGCACCG